The Acipenser ruthenus chromosome 37, fAciRut3.2 maternal haplotype, whole genome shotgun sequence genome has a window encoding:
- the LOC117966434 gene encoding max dimerization protein 1-like, whose product MAAVEMVQMLLEAAEYLERREREAEHGYASMLPYNNNSVKERDSAKRRNKSKKNSSSRSTHNEMEKNRRAHLRLCLERLKSLVPLGPDSNRHTTLSLLMKARVHIKKLEESDKRSQHQLDQLQREQRHLKRRLEQLGVERIRMDSTGSTVSSEKSDSDQEEIDVDVDVDVDVDVEGTDYLMGDLDWSNSSISDSDERGSLRSSCSDEGYSSASLMRLKLQQLSSDPSKPAATAAAATALGSSL is encoded by the exons ATGGCGGCGGTCGAAATGGTGCAAATGCTGCTGGAAGCTGCAGAATACTTGGAAAGGAGAGAAAGAG AAGCGGAGCATGGTTACGCATCCATGCTGCCGTACAATAACAACAGTGTCAAAGAACGAGACAGTGCGAAACGGAGAAATAAATCCAAGAAGAATTCCAGCAGCAG atcaACGCACAAtgaaatggagaaaaacag ACGGGCTCATTTACGGTTGTGCTTGGAGCGTTTGAAATCTCTCGTACCACTGGGACCAGATTCTAATAGGCACACCACCCTCAGCTTGCTAATGAAAGCCAGAGTGCACATAAAG AAACTAGAAGAGAGCGATAAGAGATCCCAGCACCAGTTAGACCAGTTGCAGCGTGAGCAGAGGCATCTGAAGAGGAGACTGGAGCAGCTGGGAGTGGAGAGGATACGGATGGACAGCACCGGGTCCACTGTCTCATCCGAGAAGTCGGACTCTGACCAAG AGGAGATCGACGTGGACGTGGATGTGGACGTGGACGTGGACGTGGAAGGCACTGACTACCTGATGGGGGACCTGGACTGGAGCAACAGCAGCATCAGTGACTCTGACGAGCGAGGCAGCCTGCGGAGCAGCTGCAGTGACGAGGGTTACTCCAGTGCCAGCCTCATGAGACTAAAACTACAGCAGCTCTCCTCCGACCCCAGCAagccagcagcaacagcagccgcAGCAACAGCGCTGGGCAGCAGCCTGTAA